From the genome of Candidatus Eremiobacteraceae bacterium:
CGGGCGTCGCTGCACGCCGGTTCCTCGATCTATGCGCTTGACGCCGCATTGCTCGAACGGCTGCGCCCGGATCTTATCCTCACGCAAGAGCTCTGTCCGGTGTGCGCGGTGTCGTACGATACCGTCTGCGCGGCGACGCGGCGCTTGAGCGGCGACCCGCGACTGGTCTCGCTCGAACCGTCGAGCCTGGATGACGTGTATGCCACCATCGGGTCGATCGGCGAGCTCACCGGACATGTGGGCGAGTCCGAGGCTGTGGTCGAGGGGCTGCGGACCCGCGAGCGGCACTTGCGCGCTCTTACGTCAGGTCTTGCCAGGCCGCCAACGCTGGTGTTGGAGTGGACGGATCCGCCGATGAGCGGCGGCCACTGGACGCCGGGACTGGTCGAGCTCGCCGGCGGCACTCCCGTGCTTGCGAATCCCGGCGCGGATTCTGCGCGCTTGGAGTGGGCCGCGATCGCGGCAGCTGACCCCGACGTCATCATCATCGCGTCGTGCGGCTTCGATCTGACCGCCGCCGCGGCAGCGGCGCGCGACCTGAGCGCCACTTCCGTGTGGGACGAGCTGCGCGCCGTGCGCTCGGGCCGGGTCGCAGTCGTGGACGGCAACGCATACGTCAATCGCCCTGGTCCGCGTCTGTTAGATTCCGCAGAGATATTCGCCGCCGCGATCCATCCTTCGCTTGCGGCCGAGCTGCCCGCGTACCTTGGCGGCTGGACGTGGCTTGCGGACGCTGCGCTATTCGCCCGCGCTCAAGAGCGCGGGACTACATAGCTTCGAGGGCGCGTCGCAGGCTGCCCCCGCTGCGCTCCAACAGCGCCGTCGCTTCGTCGCGCGCGACGCCGCGGCGCAGCATCAGCACCGCCGGCTTGACCCTGTAGTCGCACGCCGTGAGCGCCGCGCGCGCTTCTTCTTCTTCTTTGCCGGACAGCAGCGTCGTGATGCGCAGTGCCCGGGCGCGCAGTTTCGCGTTGCTCGCGGCGACGTCTACCATCAGATTGCCGTGCACGCGGCCGAGCTTGACCATCACGGCAGTGCTGATGGCCGCCAGCGCCATCTTCTGGGCCGATGCGGCCTTCATGCGCGTGGAGCCTGCCACCACTTCGGCGCCGGTCAGCAGCGCGATCGGGATCTGCACGCTGCGCGCCAGCGGTCCGTTCGCATCGTTGGTTATGCCGACGGTCAACGCGCGCACCGCTGCCGCCGCGCGCATCGCGCCGAGCACGTAGGGCGCCTGCCCGCTCGCCGAAAGCCCGACGACCGCATCCCGCTCCACGATGCGCGCAGCCGCGACCTCGTCGGCGCCTGCTTGAGCGTCGTCCTCGGCGCCTTCGACCGCTCTCACGAGCGCAGAGGGACCGCCGGCGATGTGCGCTACCACCAGATCCGGCGCCACGGAGAACGTCGGCGGCATTTCGGCGGCGTCGCCAAGCGCGATGCGGCCGCTCGTGCCGGCGCCGAAGTAGTGCAGCCGGCCGCCCCGTGCCAGGCGCTGCGCGATCGCGTCTACGGCGGCGCCGATGACGTCGAGCTCCCGTTCGACCGCCCAGGCGGCGCGCCGATCCTCGTCATTGATGCGGTGCAACAGTTCGTGGGTGTCGAGGACGTCCAGATCCGCGGTCGATGGATTGATCTCTTCAGTCAAAGGAAGCGGTGTGTCATCCATGCCGGAGCGCCTCGAGCGCCAGCGCGGCGGCTCCCAACGCCGCCTCGACCTGCAGACGGGTGACGACGCACGGATGAGCGCCCAGTGTCCGAGTCACCACGTGCGCGAGCTGCGGCACGGCTTCGAAGGCGCCGCCGGCCAGCGTGACCGGCAGCGGCCGATCCCCATCGCGAACGGCGCCGGCGACGCGGACCGCGAGCGCGCCCAGGAGCGCCCCTTGCCGTTCGACGATCTGCGCGGCGATCGGATCGCCTTGCGCGTGCGCCGGCCCCACCAACATCGCCAGACGCGCGATCCGCGCCACCGGCGCGCGCTCGCGCTCGAACTGCGCGATGAGATCCGTCACGCTTGCCGCGCCGAGCTCGCGGAGGAGCGCAGCGCTGAGCAGACCGCTTGGTTCGATCCCGTCCAAGACGCGCGCGCCGTGACGAAGCACCGCGCGACCTATCTCGTATGCGCTGCCGTCGTCGCCGATCTGCGGACCGTAGCCGCCCGCACGCACGGGCGTGCCGTCGGCGCGCTCACCGTATGCGAGCGAACCGGTCCCGGCGATGACGGCCATCGCGGGCCGGGCGGCGGTCGCGGCGCGCAGCGCGATGCGCCCGTCGTGCACGACGGTCAGCACGGTCCGTGCCGGCACGAGCGGGCGCAGCAGTTCTTCAAGCCGGCCGGCCCGCTGCGCGTCGCCCGCACCGGCGGCGCCGACGCAGAGCGCGCGCGCACCGCCGCGGGCCAGCAACGGCCGCAAGACCTGCGCGAAATTGCGGACGATGACGGACTCCTCGGCGCTTGAGACGTTCGCGCCGCCGGCCTTCGCCCACGCGATCGGCAAACCGTCGGCGGCGGCGAGGACTCCCGTCATCGCGCTCGCGCCCGCGTCCACGCCGATGACCGTGTCTAGGTGGTCGACCATAGCGCCCGCATGAGTTTGGGGAAATTCTTGCCCGGGGCGATGACGCCCATGACGACGCCGCTGCGCGCGCCGGTCGCGGACGGCAGATTGTTCGGTCGTCCGTACAGCGCTTCGTGCGCGAGCACCGCGAACACCATCGCCTCCTTGGCGTCGACCGGCATGCCGAACGCGTCGGAGCGCTCGATCACCGCGCTTACCGAGCGGCGGTCGAGCTCGTCCTCGAACATCTTCATGAGCGCGCGGTTGTGCACGCCGCCGCCGGAGACGATCACGCGAGCGCAGTCGCGCGGCACCGCGGCCGCGATCGTGCGCGCGGTCAGGGCGGTCACGCTGGCGATGAGATTGGGGCCGCTGACGCCCAGGTTCGCAGCCCGCTGCAGCACGTCGCCCGCGTAGGCTTCGCCGAACTCTTCGCGTCCGGTCGACTTCGGGCTTGGCCGGCGGAACCACGGCTCTTCCATCAATTCGTCGACCAGCGCCTCGGAGACGCGGCCGCTTTGCGCGAGCGCGCCGCCCCGGTCGTAACGCTGCACGCCGTGCGATTCGAATCGCACGCACGCGTCGATCAGCATATTGCCCGGACCGGTGTCGAACGCGCGCACCTGCTCGGGGCCACGCCCCGCCGGCAGCCAGGTGACATTGGCGATGCCGCCGATGTTGAGCGCCAGACGGCTTTCGGTGTCGCTGCGCAGCAAGAGGTAGTCGACGAACGGGACCAACGGCGCGCCTTCGCCGCCGGCGGCGACGTCGGCCACGCGGAAATCGCCCACGGTGGTCACGCCGGTCGCCTGCGCGATGATGGCGGGCGAGCCGATCTGCAGGGTGGCGCGGGTCTCAGGACGTCCTGACGTCATATGATACATCGTCTGGCCGTGCGAACCGATCGCATCCACGCTTGCCAGGTCGATGCTGGCGCGTGCGCACAGGCGCGTGGCGGCTTCGGCGAATGCGGTCCCGACGCGCGCGTTGAGCGCGCACACGTCGCGCGTGCTGCCCTGCTTGGGTGGGAGCGCGGCTTCCAAAGCAGCGCGAAGTTCGGCGTCGTACGGCGAGGTCGCATGCCCGAGCAATGCGATGTCGAGGCGGTCGCCGTGGCGCTCGAGGTCGATCGCCGCTGCGTCGATGCCGTCCAGCGAGGTGCCTGACATCAGACCGATGACGCGCATCTACGGGTGACGGTCGAGTAAACTCGACCGCTCCATGGGTCTTAGAGGTTCGAGCTCGGCGATCACCGCGTCGTGCACGGCGGCGCGCAGGTCCGCGATCGGGCCGGGCTCGCGAGTCACGTACACCCGATTGGTCAACAGCACGACGGTGAGCGCGCGTTTGGGATCCACGATCAGCGAGGTCCCTGTATACCCGGTATGTCCGTAGGTGTTGGGCGAAAGCGATCGGCCCCACGGCCGTGCGTTTGAGGACTTGAGCGCCCAGGCCAGGCCGCGCCGCTCGTCGTGCGAGCGCGCGTGCTCTTTGACGGCGCTCTGCGACGTCGCTCGCGACAGCACGCGCCGCCCCGCATACTGCCCCGCTTGCCGATACAGCTCGCTGAGACGGCCGACGTCCGCCGCCGCGCCGAACAGGCCCGCGTGCCCGGCCACGCCGCCCATCGACCAGCACGTCTCATCGTGGACCTCGCCCCGCAAGAGTCTGCCGCGCCATTCGTCGCGTTCGGTGACGACGGTGCGATCGAGGATCGCGCCTTGCGGAACGTAGCCGCAGCTGGCGATCGCGAGCGGGTCGAACACCAGGCTTTGCAGCGCGATCGGCAGCGGCACGCCCGATAATCGCGCCACCGCCTCGCCTGCGAGGATGAACCCGCAATCGCTGTACACGACTCGCTCGCCGGGCGCATTGGTCAGCGGCGTCGCGCATACGCGTTCGATGACGCGCGCTGCACTGCTCTCCGCGCGCGCGTTCACGCTCGGCGGCAAACCGGACGTGTGGGTGAGCAGATGCCTGAACGTGACCATCGCGCGTCGCGCGTCGCGGCCGGCGAACTCGGGGAACGTCGCCACGATCGGATCGTCGAGCGCGAACCGGCGCTGGTCGAGCAGCACGAGCAGCGCCGTCCCGACGGCGATCTTGGTCAGCGACGCAAGATCGAAGATCGCATCGTTGCCCGCCACCGCGCCCCCGGGCGCGACCTCGCCGAACGCGGCTTCGCACACGATGTCGCCGGAGAGCCGCAC
Proteins encoded in this window:
- the murQ gene encoding N-acetylmuramic acid 6-phosphate etherase; the protein is MDDTPLPLTEEINPSTADLDVLDTHELLHRINDEDRRAAWAVERELDVIGAAVDAIAQRLARGGRLHYFGAGTSGRIALGDAAEMPPTFSVAPDLVVAHIAGGPSALVRAVEGAEDDAQAGADEVAAARIVERDAVVGLSASGQAPYVLGAMRAAAAVRALTVGITNDANGPLARSVQIPIALLTGAEVVAGSTRMKAASAQKMALAAISTAVMVKLGRVHGNLMVDVAASNAKLRARALRITTLLSGKEEEEARAALTACDYRVKPAVLMLRRGVARDEATALLERSGGSLRRALEAM
- a CDS encoding BadF/BadG/BcrA/BcrD ATPase family protein is translated as MVDHLDTVIGVDAGASAMTGVLAAADGLPIAWAKAGGANVSSAEESVIVRNFAQVLRPLLARGGARALCVGAAGAGDAQRAGRLEELLRPLVPARTVLTVVHDGRIALRAATAARPAMAVIAGTGSLAYGERADGTPVRAGGYGPQIGDDGSAYEIGRAVLRHGARVLDGIEPSGLLSAALLRELGAASVTDLIAQFERERAPVARIARLAMLVGPAHAQGDPIAAQIVERQGALLGALAVRVAGAVRDGDRPLPVTLAGGAFEAVPQLAHVVTRTLGAHPCVVTRLQVEAALGAAALALEALRHG
- a CDS encoding serine hydrolase codes for the protein MTRPAGTLDRSLPAARALVESSIGRVCSCAVLHVRLSGDIVCEAAFGEVAPGGAVAGNDAIFDLASLTKIAVGTALLVLLDQRRFALDDPIVATFPEFAGRDARRAMVTFRHLLTHTSGLPPSVNARAESSAARVIERVCATPLTNAPGERVVYSDCGFILAGEAVARLSGVPLPIALQSLVFDPLAIASCGYVPQGAILDRTVVTERDEWRGRLLRGEVHDETCWSMGGVAGHAGLFGAAADVGRLSELYRQAGQYAGRRVLSRATSQSAVKEHARSHDERRGLAWALKSSNARPWGRSLSPNTYGHTGYTGTSLIVDPKRALTVVLLTNRVYVTREPGPIADLRAAVHDAVIAELEPLRPMERSSLLDRHP
- a CDS encoding anhydro-N-acetylmuramic acid kinase yields the protein MRVIGLMSGTSLDGIDAAAIDLERHGDRLDIALLGHATSPYDAELRAALEAALPPKQGSTRDVCALNARVGTAFAEAATRLCARASIDLASVDAIGSHGQTMYHMTSGRPETRATLQIGSPAIIAQATGVTTVGDFRVADVAAGGEGAPLVPFVDYLLLRSDTESRLALNIGGIANVTWLPAGRGPEQVRAFDTGPGNMLIDACVRFESHGVQRYDRGGALAQSGRVSEALVDELMEEPWFRRPSPKSTGREEFGEAYAGDVLQRAANLGVSGPNLIASVTALTARTIAAAVPRDCARVIVSGGGVHNRALMKMFEDELDRRSVSAVIERSDAFGMPVDAKEAMVFAVLAHEALYGRPNNLPSATGARSGVVMGVIAPGKNFPKLMRALWSTT
- a CDS encoding cobalamin-binding protein — its product is MRIVSLLPSATEILYAIGAGGHVVGVTHECDFPAAARAKPRLTRSALPPGGGAGDIDRHVRASLHAGSSIYALDAALLERLRPDLILTQELCPVCAVSYDTVCAATRRLSGDPRLVSLEPSSLDDVYATIGSIGELTGHVGESEAVVEGLRTRERHLRALTSGLARPPTLVLEWTDPPMSGGHWTPGLVELAGGTPVLANPGADSARLEWAAIAAADPDVIIIASCGFDLTAAAAAARDLSATSVWDELRAVRSGRVAVVDGNAYVNRPGPRLLDSAEIFAAAIHPSLAAELPAYLGGWTWLADAALFARAQERGTT